One segment of Qingrenia yutianensis DNA contains the following:
- a CDS encoding helix-turn-helix domain-containing protein: MKLLSEKLKSKRTKEFLTLFLTLTAAILTLIVPLYKITYDSIKTRVYKETESQVTFLADMIDSEIMMCHKMKGNYRNDPTYSMLKNMNGFDASAQHIILKNFADDFSSKANMMPVNDYFYIFFSNNNVALDKQNTFDNIEPLFENYIKIDNMDYKRFRDYIFDADKGVTVKYFDNMEINGDKIKGIAVFYPMDMHIGLPPETVLMIVYNVESLFGKVGMSNYRDAFCSVSLGGETLYSNGGAESNTPVISAMCKNIDLIFNVKISDKYFDEYMIGFKRFILFYAIILFAFIICMELFISWYTKKPVRRTVRLVSQIMGDKNIHSEEEMYKAIGRMKTDKRKSDKAFLLTMFLRPLDEAECEFIKKKYPAFPESFVMVLFLSENITAKILELLLSKNNIEYSEILSPKKGENVVIFDCTDLPNMAELDKKLDDIVFSVKKNGMDFTAVMGTPCNGIENFYYMYVRLKDYNRLIDHSGFFRLADNAENDGERNLDMSKSEKLREYIACGQAFEAKKIVYGQWYDIMADKSTANVDIERFFYSQIGIISEIAYKVRYDGEIAKYDPKIKVSELAFMIAADIDAICELINKRQSQYDEYGKVLEFIGANFNKVNFCMADVEEKFGITGKTVNKIVKSRTGRTFTEYVEEHRLDMVKKCLLESDDEVKTVSEKCGFYNYDTFYKFFKKHMGISPAKWRKMNISQGDKD; encoded by the coding sequence GTGAAATTATTAAGCGAAAAACTGAAAAGCAAGCGGACAAAAGAATTTCTGACGTTATTTTTAACACTTACGGCGGCAATTTTAACGCTTATCGTTCCGCTTTATAAAATTACATACGATTCCATCAAAACAAGAGTTTACAAAGAAACCGAATCGCAGGTGACGTTTCTTGCCGATATGATAGACTCGGAAATTATGATGTGTCATAAGATGAAGGGCAATTACAGAAACGACCCCACATACAGTATGCTCAAAAATATGAACGGTTTTGACGCCTCGGCACAGCATATTATATTAAAAAATTTTGCCGACGATTTTTCGTCAAAGGCAAATATGATGCCGGTAAACGATTATTTTTATATCTTTTTCAGCAACAACAACGTTGCGCTGGATAAGCAAAATACATTTGACAATATTGAGCCGCTTTTTGAAAATTACATAAAAATCGACAATATGGATTACAAGCGGTTCAGAGATTATATTTTCGACGCGGACAAGGGTGTGACCGTGAAATATTTTGACAATATGGAGATTAACGGCGACAAAATAAAGGGAATAGCCGTGTTTTACCCTATGGATATGCACATAGGACTTCCGCCCGAAACTGTGCTTATGATTGTGTATAATGTTGAGTCGCTTTTCGGAAAAGTCGGTATGAGCAACTACCGCGACGCTTTCTGCTCGGTATCGCTCGGCGGCGAAACGCTGTATTCAAACGGCGGTGCGGAGTCTAACACCCCCGTTATAAGCGCTATGTGCAAAAATATAGACCTTATTTTCAACGTGAAAATTTCCGACAAATATTTTGACGAATATATGATTGGATTTAAACGGTTTATTTTGTTTTATGCAATAATTCTTTTTGCGTTTATCATATGTATGGAGCTTTTTATAAGCTGGTATACCAAAAAGCCCGTTCGCCGTACGGTAAGGCTTGTTTCGCAGATTATGGGCGATAAAAACATACACAGCGAAGAAGAAATGTATAAGGCAATCGGCAGAATGAAAACCGACAAAAGAAAGTCGGACAAGGCGTTTTTGCTCACTATGTTTCTGCGTCCGCTCGACGAGGCGGAGTGTGAGTTTATAAAGAAAAAATATCCGGCATTTCCTGAGTCGTTTGTTATGGTGCTGTTTCTTTCCGAAAACATAACCGCAAAAATTTTAGAGCTTTTGCTCTCGAAAAATAATATAGAATACAGCGAAATTCTTTCGCCGAAAAAAGGCGAAAACGTTGTGATTTTTGACTGTACCGATTTGCCGAATATGGCTGAACTTGACAAGAAGCTTGACGATATTGTGTTTTCCGTCAAGAAAAACGGTATGGATTTTACTGCCGTTATGGGAACGCCGTGCAACGGTATTGAGAATTTTTACTATATGTACGTAAGGCTCAAAGATTATAACAGGCTCATTGACCACAGCGGATTTTTCAGGCTTGCGGACAATGCGGAAAACGACGGAGAGAGAAATCTCGATATGTCAAAGAGCGAGAAATTAAGGGAATATATCGCGTGCGGTCAGGCATTTGAGGCGAAAAAGATAGTCTACGGGCAGTGGTATGACATTATGGCTGATAAAAGCACCGCGAACGTCGATATAGAAAGATTTTTCTATTCGCAGATAGGAATTATCTCGGAGATTGCATATAAAGTGCGCTACGACGGAGAAATTGCAAAATACGACCCTAAAATAAAGGTGTCCGAGCTTGCGTTTATGATTGCGGCGGATATCGACGCGATATGCGAACTTATAAACAAACGCCAGAGCCAGTATGACGAATACGGCAAGGTGCTTGAATTTATCGGTGCAAATTTCAACAAGGTCAATTTTTGTATGGCGGACGTGGAAGAAAAATTCGGCATAACGGGTAAGACGGTTAACAAAATTGTGAAGTCGCGGACCGGCAGAACTTTTACCGAGTATGTGGAGGAACACCGTCTTGATATGGTTAAAAAATGCCTGCTCGAAAGCGACGATGAGGTGAAAACCGTTTCGGAAAAATGCGGTTTTTACAATTACGACACTTTTTATAAATTCTTTAAAAAGCATATGGGAATTTCGCCCGCAAAATGGCGTAAAATGAATATTTCGCAAGGCGATAAGGATTGA
- a CDS encoding recombinase family protein has translation MNAIYARQSIDKKDSLSIEGQIERCRKFAGDDAKIFEDRGYSGKNTKRPAFTELMNAVKSGEIKKIFVYRLDRFSRSIADFSRLWELLDKCGVEFYSATENFDTSSPMGRAMLNIVLVFAQLERETTAERVKDNYIHRFNLGAWGGGPAPYGFDLIKIDDGARKVSSLVKNSNAETVKYIFETYANTDISLRNLALNLTSDGIHAPKREAWDGVSLSRILHSPIYVKANADIYWYYVSKGMKINQSAEAFDGVHACSVMRRRDRGKNKYNEFEKQALTVANHEGIIEAEIWLKVQEKLNNNKQISRANAGKYSFLTGLMKCAKCGYAIKVNNFKNDGKLKLVCSGKSNLSACDADIAVDLRELESYISDEIEKALETPPNVNLPDTNENSEELLSIERKIERLVCALAEGSEISAVYITKEIERLHKMREEMLNKPKNEVQKFEKIDFKSLGFGEKKLVASQFINRILIGENEVNIEWKM, from the coding sequence GTGAACGCTATATATGCCCGTCAGTCAATCGACAAAAAGGACAGTTTGTCGATTGAGGGACAAATTGAAAGATGCAGAAAATTTGCGGGCGACGACGCGAAAATTTTTGAGGATAGGGGATATTCGGGAAAAAACACCAAGCGTCCTGCGTTCACCGAGCTTATGAATGCGGTTAAGTCGGGCGAAATTAAGAAAATTTTTGTATACAGGCTCGACCGTTTCAGCCGTTCGATAGCCGATTTCAGCCGTCTTTGGGAGCTTTTGGACAAATGCGGTGTTGAATTTTATTCCGCGACCGAAAATTTTGACACGTCCTCGCCGATGGGACGGGCTATGCTCAACATTGTGCTTGTTTTCGCCCAGCTTGAGCGTGAAACCACTGCCGAGCGCGTGAAGGATAACTACATTCACCGATTTAATCTCGGAGCGTGGGGCGGCGGCCCTGCACCGTACGGGTTTGACTTAATCAAAATAGACGACGGCGCGCGGAAAGTTTCGTCGCTTGTGAAAAACAGCAACGCCGAAACGGTGAAATATATTTTTGAAACCTACGCAAACACCGACATATCGCTCCGAAATCTTGCGCTTAATTTAACGTCGGACGGTATTCACGCACCGAAACGCGAGGCTTGGGACGGTGTGTCGCTGTCTAGAATTTTGCACAGTCCGATATACGTCAAGGCTAATGCGGATATATATTGGTACTACGTTTCAAAGGGAATGAAAATAAATCAGAGCGCCGAGGCGTTTGACGGAGTACACGCGTGCAGTGTGATGCGCAGACGCGACCGCGGAAAAAATAAATATAACGAATTTGAAAAACAGGCGCTTACGGTTGCAAACCACGAGGGGATTATCGAGGCGGAAATTTGGCTTAAGGTACAGGAAAAGCTTAATAATAACAAGCAGATTTCGCGTGCGAATGCCGGGAAATATTCGTTTCTTACAGGACTTATGAAGTGTGCAAAATGCGGTTATGCAATTAAGGTGAATAATTTTAAAAATGACGGAAAATTAAAGCTTGTGTGCTCGGGAAAGTCAAATTTGTCCGCGTGCGACGCTGATATTGCGGTGGATTTGCGCGAATTGGAAAGTTACATATCGGACGAAATTGAAAAAGCGCTCGAAACACCGCCGAACGTAAATTTGCCCGATACAAACGAAAATTCGGAGGAGCTTTTGTCAATCGAGAGAAAAATCGAACGTCTTGTCTGCGCGCTCGCCGAGGGCAGTGAAATCTCCGCGGTGTATATAACAAAAGAAATCGAACGTTTGCACAAAATGCGCGAAGAAATGCTTAACAAACCGAAAAATGAGGTGCAAAAGTTTGAAAAAATAGATTTTAAATCTCTCGGATTTGGCGAAAAAAAGCTTGTTGCGTCACAGTTTATAAACAGAATTTTGATAGGCGAAAACGAAGTAAATATCGAATGGAAAATGTAA
- a CDS encoding class I SAM-dependent methyltransferase, giving the protein MKYKIEKNTVQETLIIPLYARKMCSELFPDLYRDETSARLIDKIDYDFTKVAQKSESFMQKFGFLEVGVRQNDLAFEVRDYLKTHPNASVVNLGCGLDNTGRHCDNGICKIYNLDFPDVIAVRNELLPAGEREKNIPCDLNNTEWFEKIDASDGAVFFASGVFYYFRYEQVKSLVYAMAKAFPSCRLVFDSAGKTAVSMIAKTWIKQAKIKDVNAFFYVSDAEKELSDRDNNINVSSKGYMLGYTDLKDESVSAFFRLLAKFGDNVIIIF; this is encoded by the coding sequence ATGAAATATAAAATAGAAAAGAACACTGTGCAGGAAACGCTCATAATTCCGCTTTATGCGCGGAAAATGTGTTCCGAGCTTTTCCCGGATTTATACCGCGATGAAACATCGGCACGGCTGATTGATAAAATTGATTATGATTTTACAAAAGTTGCTCAAAAGTCGGAAAGTTTTATGCAGAAATTCGGATTTTTGGAGGTCGGAGTAAGGCAGAACGACCTTGCATTTGAAGTGCGTGATTACTTAAAAACCCATCCGAATGCGTCGGTGGTAAACCTCGGATGCGGTCTTGACAATACGGGCAGACACTGCGACAACGGCATCTGTAAAATTTATAATCTCGATTTTCCCGACGTTATTGCCGTGCGCAATGAGCTTTTGCCCGCCGGCGAACGCGAGAAAAATATACCGTGCGATTTGAACAACACAGAATGGTTTGAAAAAATAGACGCGTCGGACGGCGCTGTATTTTTTGCGTCGGGTGTTTTTTACTATTTCCGCTATGAACAGGTAAAATCGCTTGTTTACGCTATGGCAAAGGCGTTTCCAAGCTGCAGACTTGTGTTTGACTCGGCAGGCAAAACTGCGGTGAGTATGATAGCGAAAACGTGGATAAAGCAAGCAAAAATCAAAGATGTAAACGCATTCTTTTATGTTTCGGACGCGGAAAAAGAGCTTTCCGACCGGGACAATAATATAAACGTTTCAAGCAAGGGTTATATGCTCGGTTACACTGACCTTAAAGATGAGTCTGTAAGCGCGTTTTTCCGTCTTTTGGCAAAATTCGGCGACAATGTTATTATAATTTTCTGA
- a CDS encoding MBL fold metallo-hydrolase: MSKRATEFQRKSMSRMYRGKEIFKPLNTGWIDENVACVREWAANIFFCRKGESTIMIDAGYNYDCLAEKMHWLGIDPKSVRHILITHQDTDHVGAVESDSPGLFKKAKLYIGETENRYLTGEVRRKVIYHLYKLPQVTVNNKKQLLKDGETLRIGDIKIHCFLVPGHTWGHMVYLIDDKYLFTGDTIWFGADGGYSFISALAEDNKLAVKSLGILKEKLKKMGVKPLFITGHTGWTDNFEFAFAHKDELCSPFKKKVHDPSAPYDAYDESDDTEEGAKNGFLKGVGYEI, from the coding sequence ATGTCAAAGAGAGCGACTGAATTTCAGCGGAAGTCTATGAGCAGAATGTACCGCGGAAAGGAAATTTTCAAACCGCTCAATACCGGCTGGATTGACGAAAATGTGGCTTGCGTGCGCGAATGGGCGGCAAACATCTTTTTCTGCCGCAAGGGCGAAAGCACAATTATGATTGACGCAGGTTACAATTACGACTGTCTTGCCGAAAAAATGCACTGGCTCGGAATTGACCCGAAATCTGTCCGACATATACTCATAACACATCAGGACACGGATCACGTCGGCGCGGTTGAGTCCGACAGTCCCGGACTTTTCAAAAAAGCGAAATTATACATCGGCGAAACCGAAAACCGCTATCTTACTGGTGAGGTCAGACGAAAGGTTATTTATCATCTCTATAAGCTTCCGCAGGTGACGGTAAACAACAAAAAACAGCTCCTCAAGGACGGCGAAACCTTACGGATAGGCGATATAAAAATTCACTGTTTTCTCGTTCCCGGCCATACGTGGGGGCATATGGTGTATCTTATTGATGACAAATACTTATTTACGGGCGACACAATCTGGTTCGGCGCGGACGGCGGTTACAGTTTTATTTCCGCCCTTGCGGAGGACAATAAACTTGCCGTGAAATCGCTCGGCATACTTAAAGAAAAGCTTAAAAAGATGGGTGTAAAACCGTTATTCATCACGGGGCACACCGGCTGGACAGACAATTTTGAGTTTGCCTTTGCGCACAAGGACGAGCTTTGCTCACCGTTTAAAAAGAAAGTTCACGACCCGTCGGCGCCGTATGACGCATATGACGAGTCGGACGACACGGAGGAAGGCGCAAAAAACGGATTTTTGAAAGGTGTCGGTTATGAAATATAA
- a CDS encoding S-layer homology domain-containing protein, with product MIKKIIPLILSVCLIFGYTPAFAYEKGEASDSSDMAYALLANLGILEDGESYELIKNNTVTREKFALYLSRLFNIWSPNGYNKFSDISGATDEEKAVISLGSADILSGFGDGTFRPKENITVTETAIAALRALGYKPTVNWSTDRYLREADKIKLFDGISNRDKSSMGDLVVLLYNVLHADRIEYDYTDDKLETPLESVFKLKYIKGVLTANAYASFSGVRTGGADYVAVDNVIYKTETADAADMLGYKVIAYVSTESGNIVYCFKDTDNTVMTIDLEEFDEYDGGTVLYTPENTDRQKRVHLTSDAVIIKNSVLVGTDYKSAFNGDFGTITLVSYDGGKYNVVIIDSYENYNVTGVDVSKKTIYTDKKDENGNFVSVLLDGKDFVKIEMLPYGKEVNENTIEPDDLLSLSISDDKSIVCGYLCAETVNGKVEEIFQKNGKTYITVNGTEYKTDPEFFKNSDITLDTQGEFVLDAKGRIAAFRKDNSAVNEIGYIYDLYTADNRRDINVKIYGLNRTHTETVLADKVKFNGTPEKKEDVKTALCTLSGGQLKRQLIKFKLNSENKVSQIDTAYESKDAKIGGNVLYTQLEKGTYQWYYQMKTFGRQYVLSNNTYYMRVPRENDDTNDKALFGCQSFKNVTWYNQDASKNILGLYKFNDDTPYADVLVVPNSDGSTLTNQTEITVVSSISKKTGPDGDPTYAVHGYCRGNEVTAYIPEFDYKNDIGEGDIIRFATNIYGLAKSYEIVYDYSEDKTSWEDETGDKYTYVKGGLRYTFGYVNNLYIAPYTTGLNSVLQIGPSPDVIENTYQTNTSQSSTTRFIVVDKNRRTDKVYMGHFDEITSYEASKSFADTSRVFVHTRSGWLIAVIIYK from the coding sequence ATGATTAAAAAAATAATACCCCTTATTCTTTCGGTATGCCTTATATTCGGATATACGCCCGCGTTTGCATATGAAAAGGGCGAGGCGTCGGACTCCTCCGATATGGCATATGCGCTTTTGGCAAATTTAGGCATTTTGGAGGACGGCGAAAGCTATGAACTTATAAAAAACAACACGGTGACGCGCGAAAAATTCGCGCTTTATCTGTCGAGGCTTTTTAATATCTGGTCACCGAACGGATATAACAAATTTTCGGACATAAGCGGTGCAACCGATGAGGAAAAAGCGGTAATTTCGCTCGGCAGTGCGGATATTTTGTCGGGCTTCGGCGACGGCACGTTCCGGCCGAAAGAGAATATAACCGTCACAGAAACGGCAATCGCCGCTTTACGCGCGCTCGGATATAAGCCGACCGTTAACTGGAGCACGGACAGATATTTGCGCGAGGCGGATAAAATAAAGCTTTTCGACGGCATATCGAACAGGGACAAAAGCTCGATGGGCGACCTTGTGGTTTTGCTCTACAATGTTCTGCACGCGGACAGGATAGAATACGATTATACCGACGACAAGCTGGAAACACCGCTTGAAAGCGTGTTTAAGCTTAAATACATAAAAGGTGTTTTGACCGCAAATGCGTATGCGTCTTTTTCGGGCGTGAGGACAGGCGGTGCCGACTATGTTGCCGTTGACAACGTTATCTACAAAACCGAAACCGCCGACGCTGCGGATATGCTCGGATACAAGGTTATAGCATATGTTTCAACCGAGAGCGGAAACATCGTGTATTGCTTTAAGGATACCGACAACACGGTTATGACAATCGACCTTGAGGAATTTGACGAATACGACGGCGGCACGGTTTTGTATACTCCCGAAAACACCGACAGGCAAAAGAGGGTACACCTTACATCGGACGCGGTAATTATTAAAAATTCCGTGCTTGTCGGCACGGATTACAAATCGGCATTTAACGGAGATTTCGGCACAATAACTCTTGTTTCGTACGACGGCGGCAAATACAATGTTGTTATTATCGACTCATACGAAAACTACAATGTTACGGGTGTGGACGTGAGCAAAAAGACAATTTATACCGATAAAAAAGACGAAAACGGGAATTTTGTTTCGGTTTTGCTCGACGGCAAGGATTTTGTTAAAATAGAAATGCTTCCGTACGGAAAAGAAGTTAACGAAAACACAATCGAACCCGACGATTTGTTAAGCCTTTCAATATCGGACGACAAAAGCATTGTGTGCGGATATTTGTGCGCCGAAACGGTAAACGGCAAGGTTGAAGAAATTTTTCAGAAGAACGGAAAGACGTATATCACCGTCAACGGCACCGAATACAAAACAGACCCCGAATTTTTCAAAAATTCGGACATAACGCTTGATACACAGGGTGAATTTGTGCTTGACGCAAAAGGAAGAATTGCCGCTTTCCGCAAGGATAACAGCGCTGTTAACGAAATAGGGTATATTTACGATTTATACACTGCGGACAACAGGCGTGACATAAACGTTAAAATTTACGGATTAAACCGCACGCACACCGAAACTGTTCTTGCGGACAAGGTTAAGTTTAACGGAACGCCCGAGAAAAAAGAGGACGTCAAAACCGCACTCTGCACTCTTTCGGGCGGTCAGCTCAAACGTCAGCTTATAAAATTTAAGCTTAATTCCGAAAACAAGGTGTCGCAGATTGACACCGCATACGAGAGCAAAGACGCAAAAATCGGCGGCAATGTTTTGTATACACAGCTTGAAAAGGGAACGTATCAGTGGTATTATCAGATGAAAACCTTCGGCAGGCAATATGTTTTGTCGAACAATACATATTATATGCGCGTGCCGCGAGAAAACGACGACACAAACGATAAAGCTCTTTTCGGCTGTCAAAGTTTTAAAAACGTTACCTGGTATAATCAGGACGCGTCAAAAAACATTCTCGGATTGTATAAATTTAATGACGACACGCCTTATGCGGATGTTTTGGTCGTTCCCAATTCCGACGGCTCAACGCTTACCAATCAAACCGAAATTACGGTTGTTTCGTCAATTTCCAAAAAGACGGGGCCGGACGGCGACCCTACATATGCGGTTCACGGATATTGCAGAGGAAACGAGGTTACGGCATATATTCCCGAGTTCGACTATAAAAACGACATAGGAGAGGGTGACATAATAAGATTTGCAACCAATATTTACGGGCTTGCAAAATCTTACGAAATAGTGTATGATTACAGTGAGGACAAAACAAGCTGGGAGGATGAAACGGGCGATAAGTATACATATGTAAAGGGCGGACTGCGCTATACGTTCGGTTATGTAAACAATCTTTACATAGCGCCGTATACCACAGGGCTCAACAGTGTGCTTCAAATAGGCCCATCTCCCGACGTGATAGAAAATACCTATCAGACCAACACGTCGCAAAGCTCAACAACGCGATTTATCGTTGTGGACAAGAACAGGCGCACCGATAAGGTTTATATGGGACATTTCGACGAAATAACCTCATATGAGGCAAGCAAAAGCTTTGCCGATACGTCGCGCGTGTTTGTTCACACGCGTTCAGGCTGGCTCATTGCGGTAATCATATACAAATAA
- a CDS encoding YczE/YyaS/YitT family protein, with amino-acid sequence MVHKKEKSAITNDLLKKIIIIIVGSIIAAYGITLAMYAGFGGATLAVLWQGISETFHITIGTASFIVAVVMILFALIYDRKQIHIGTVLYQIVYSVCVDLFAKCHVYSSHMWVNFFIMLIGIALFSIGTGLYASASFGRGSYEAVTFAIAEKNNLQVKIVRMILDVLMVITGMLLGGKFGICTVVTVVVSGPLIQFVNGKSKKIFKV; translated from the coding sequence ATGGTACATAAAAAGGAAAAATCGGCAATAACAAACGATTTGCTTAAAAAGATTATAATAATTATAGTTGGTTCAATCATCGCAGCTTACGGAATTACGCTTGCTATGTACGCAGGATTCGGCGGTGCGACGCTGGCGGTTTTGTGGCAGGGAATTTCCGAAACATTTCACATAACTATCGGAACGGCTTCATTTATCGTTGCGGTTGTAATGATTTTGTTTGCGCTGATATATGACAGAAAGCAAATTCATATCGGGACGGTTTTATACCAGATTGTATACAGCGTATGTGTGGATTTGTTCGCAAAGTGTCACGTATACAGCAGTCATATGTGGGTAAATTTCTTCATTATGCTTATAGGAATTGCTTTGTTTTCGATAGGAACGGGACTGTACGCCTCGGCATCTTTTGGCAGAGGTTCGTACGAGGCAGTGACATTTGCAATAGCGGAGAAAAACAATCTTCAGGTTAAAATTGTCCGTATGATACTTGATGTTTTAATGGTCATAACGGGAATGCTGCTCGGCGGAAAGTTTGGAATATGCACCGTTGTTACGGTTGTTGTTTCGGGTCCGCTTATACAGTTTGTAAACGGCAAGTCAAAAAAGATTTTCAAAGTGTGA